The following proteins are co-located in the Rhea pennata isolate bPtePen1 chromosome 2, bPtePen1.pri, whole genome shotgun sequence genome:
- the UBXN2B gene encoding UBX domain-containing protein 2B isoform X1, whose amino-acid sequence MADGEGAAAPQDGDVSPAGGGGGRRGREPRSGGRPPSARDLQLALAGLYEDEAKRHSPCPDKATTTKISNSRVHQSLKIDSFRSLRKPERSMSDDKENQRFYSGDSEYRELQISGASNNPSKIVAELFKEAKEHGAVPLDEASRASGDFSKAKSFSGGGYRLGDSSRKRSEYIYGENQDVQILLKLWRNGFSLDDGELRSYSDPTNAQFLESVKRGEIPVELQRLVHGGQVNLDMEDHQEQEYVKPRLRFKAFSGEGQKLGSLTPEIVSTPSSPEEEEKSILNAPVLIDDSMPATKIQIRLADGSRLIQRFNHTHRIKDIRDFIIQSRPACATADFVLVTTFPNKELTDENLTLQEADILNTVILQQLK is encoded by the exons ATGGCGGACGGCGAGGGAGCTGCTGCGCCGCAGGACGGCGACGTGtcgccggcgggcggcggcggcggacggcggggccgggagccgcggaGTGGCGGCCGCCCGCCCAGCGCCCGGGATTTGCAG ttgGCCTTGGCAGGGTTGTATGAAGATGAAGCTAAAAGGCACTCACCGTGTCCTGACAAAGCAACAACTACAAAGATCAGTAACTCAAGAGTACACCAGAG TCTTAAAATTGATTCTTTTAGAAGTCTGAGAAAACCAGAGAGAAGCATGAGCGATGACAAAGAAAACCAGAG ATTTTATTCAGGTGACTCAGAATATAGAGAATTACAGATTTCTGGGGCTTCTAATAATCCAAGTAAAATTGTTGCTGAACTCTTCAAAGAAGCAAAGGAACATGGGGCTGTCCCATTAGATGAAGCCTCAAGAGCATCTGGTGATTTCAGTAAAGCTAAG tcattttctgGTGGTGGCTATAGATTGGGTGACTCATCACGAAAGCGTTCTGAATACATATATGGAGAAAATCAAGAT GTTCAAATTTTGTTAAAACTGTGGAGGAATGGCTTCAGTTTAGATGACGGAGAGCTGAGATCCTATTCAGACCCAACAAATGCTCAGTTTCTTGAATCTGTTAAAAGGGG AGAAATTCCTGTGGAACTTCAACGACTGGTTCATGGTGGCCAGGTTAATTTGGATATGGAAGACCACCAAGAACAAGAATATGTGAAGCCTAGGCTGCGTTTCAAAGCTTTCAGTGGAGAAGGGCAAAAACTtggaag CCTTACACCTGAAATAGTCAGCACACCTTCTTCcccagaagaggaggagaaatccATTCTTAATGCACCTGTTCTCATAGATGATTCCATGCCAGCAACTAAAATTCAAATTAGATTAGCAGATGGAAGCCGATTAATACAAAGATTTAACCATACACACAG GATTAAGGATATTCGAGATTTCATTATCCAGTCCCGACCAGCATGTGCAACAGCTGATTTTGTTCTTGTGACTACCTTTCCAAATAAAGAGCTAACAGATGAAAACCTGACGCTACAAGAAGCAGATATACTTAACACTGTGATTCttcagcaattaaaataa
- the UBXN2B gene encoding UBX domain-containing protein 2B isoform X2, with protein MADGEGAAAPQDGDVSPAGGGGGRRGREPRSGGRPPSARDLQLALAGLYEDEAKRHSPCPDKATTTKISNSRVHQSLKIDSFRSLRKPERSMSDDKENQRFYSGDSEYRELQISGASNNPSKIVAELFKEAKEHGAVPLDEASRASGDFSKAKSFSGGGYRLGDSSRKRSEYIYGENQDVQILLKLWRNGFSLDDGELRSYSDPTNAQFLESVKRGEIPVELQRLVHGGQVNLDMEDHQEQEYVKPRLRFKAFSGEGQKLGRIKDIRDFIIQSRPACATADFVLVTTFPNKELTDENLTLQEADILNTVILQQLK; from the exons ATGGCGGACGGCGAGGGAGCTGCTGCGCCGCAGGACGGCGACGTGtcgccggcgggcggcggcggcggacggcggggccgggagccgcggaGTGGCGGCCGCCCGCCCAGCGCCCGGGATTTGCAG ttgGCCTTGGCAGGGTTGTATGAAGATGAAGCTAAAAGGCACTCACCGTGTCCTGACAAAGCAACAACTACAAAGATCAGTAACTCAAGAGTACACCAGAG TCTTAAAATTGATTCTTTTAGAAGTCTGAGAAAACCAGAGAGAAGCATGAGCGATGACAAAGAAAACCAGAG ATTTTATTCAGGTGACTCAGAATATAGAGAATTACAGATTTCTGGGGCTTCTAATAATCCAAGTAAAATTGTTGCTGAACTCTTCAAAGAAGCAAAGGAACATGGGGCTGTCCCATTAGATGAAGCCTCAAGAGCATCTGGTGATTTCAGTAAAGCTAAG tcattttctgGTGGTGGCTATAGATTGGGTGACTCATCACGAAAGCGTTCTGAATACATATATGGAGAAAATCAAGAT GTTCAAATTTTGTTAAAACTGTGGAGGAATGGCTTCAGTTTAGATGACGGAGAGCTGAGATCCTATTCAGACCCAACAAATGCTCAGTTTCTTGAATCTGTTAAAAGGGG AGAAATTCCTGTGGAACTTCAACGACTGGTTCATGGTGGCCAGGTTAATTTGGATATGGAAGACCACCAAGAACAAGAATATGTGAAGCCTAGGCTGCGTTTCAAAGCTTTCAGTGGAGAAGGGCAAAAACTtggaag GATTAAGGATATTCGAGATTTCATTATCCAGTCCCGACCAGCATGTGCAACAGCTGATTTTGTTCTTGTGACTACCTTTCCAAATAAAGAGCTAACAGATGAAAACCTGACGCTACAAGAAGCAGATATACTTAACACTGTGATTCttcagcaattaaaataa